The nucleotide window GCACGACCTCGAGGGCCGCAGCGAAGGCCGCGACCCCGACCGAGCCCCACAGGAGCGGCCCGAATCGACGCTCGACGAGGGCTTCGGCCACGCCCCGGACGATACCCGCTGACCGTGGATCGATCGGCCGATCCGACGAGCCCCACAAGGTCCGAGGACACCCCACCCTCGCCCAGCGCGAACCGGCATGAGAAAGTGACGTCGATCCGACGTCGACGCGAGTCGATCTCTTCACCCGAGTTCACCCGAGATGTCCGGGAGGTCACGTGGCAGCCAGGCCTTCTGCGCGCGGCGCGGCGACCCGGGCCGACGTGGCGCGACGTGCCGGCGTCTCGGCCAGCACCGTCACCTACGTCCTGACCGGCGAGCGCCCGATCAGCGCCGAGACCCGCGAACGCGTGCAGGCCGCCATGGCCGAGCTGGGCTACCAACCCAACGCCCTGGCCAGCGGCCTGGCCGGACGACGCAGCCGCATCCTCGCGCTGTTGCTGCCCTCGGGCGGCCGTGAGGTCGACAACGCCGACCTCGAGTACGTCGTCGCCGCGGCGGACGAGGCACGCGGCCTGGGCTATCACCTGATGCTCTGGACGACGGACGGTGACGACATCCAGGAGGCCGTCCGGCTGGCTCGCACCGGCTTGGTGGACGGTCTGCTGTTGATGGAGGTCACGCTGCACGACGAACGCGTGAAACTCTTGAGCGACACCGGTGTTCCGGTGGCCCTGATCGGACGCACCGCCGATCCGGATGCCGTCCCCTACGCCGACGCCGATGCCGAACAGATGGGCGCCATGGCGGTCGACCACCTGGCCGACCTGGGCCACCGACGGCTGGCCTACCTCGACGAACCGGAGGCAGCGGGCCGCCGGGGCCTGGGCTACAGCAGCCGCC belongs to Kineosporiaceae bacterium and includes:
- a CDS encoding LacI family DNA-binding transcriptional regulator codes for the protein MAARPSARGAATRADVARRAGVSASTVTYVLTGERPISAETRERVQAAMAELGYQPNALASGLAGRRSRILALLLPSGGREVDNADLEYVVAAADEARGLGYHLMLWTTDGDDIQEAVRLARTGLVDGLLLMEVTLHDERVKLLSDTGVPVALIGRTADPDAVPYADADAEQMGAMAVDHLADLGHRRLAYLDEPEAAGRRGLGYSSRLTDAVRKRCAERGLSLTVAATEHSQAAGREAFTRVYRGRHKITGVISANWRAVLGLVHEVTDHGLTIPGDLSVVSITSWDQHAQLTTPELTTISQPARDIGRAAALGLIRRLEGDGAPEHHLFPGRIDLRGSTAPPPS